One window from the genome of Pedococcus badiiscoriae encodes:
- a CDS encoding tyrosine-type recombinase/integrase, which translates to MAHMGDLYADELRPIHLDRWFAHLRGPHVDSKGRLREPIGAGGFNAYLARVRPFLTWMYLNDLIDRDYGKTLRRMRRPHRIRLQLDQQQVRALLEDAATPRDRALIAVGFFTAMRQSELRSIRLGDLNMDAGTVFFHVWKSDTEDVLPLSPELRSELARWLPEYERSVRRDHGRGLLPSDYLVPSRLRGRYGSRLSVVEGLARPTATDRALNPGRPAAKPSLIVKEGLRRLGLPDRGQGLHTLRRSAARQIFDALVETRRYDGALRVVQALLHHRTLETTEEYIGLSTEAVTRDDFLRSAVLLGMPTQPTLASVPPGPLGLPSTRRP; encoded by the coding sequence ATGGCACACATGGGCGACCTATACGCCGACGAACTGCGCCCCATTCACCTCGACCGCTGGTTCGCGCACCTGCGCGGCCCCCACGTGGACTCCAAGGGCCGATTGCGCGAACCCATCGGCGCGGGCGGGTTCAACGCCTACCTAGCCAGGGTGCGGCCCTTCCTCACCTGGATGTACCTCAACGACCTCATCGACCGCGACTACGGCAAGACCCTTCGTCGCATGCGGCGCCCGCACCGAATCAGGCTCCAGCTGGACCAGCAACAGGTCCGCGCCTTGCTCGAGGACGCAGCAACCCCACGTGACCGAGCGCTCATCGCGGTCGGGTTCTTCACCGCCATGCGCCAAAGCGAACTACGAAGCATCCGATTGGGCGACCTGAATATGGACGCCGGGACCGTCTTCTTCCATGTATGGAAGTCCGATACCGAGGACGTCCTACCTCTGTCGCCAGAGCTGCGCTCCGAGCTCGCGCGGTGGCTACCGGAGTATGAGCGCAGCGTTCGACGCGACCACGGCCGCGGACTGCTGCCCTCGGACTACCTCGTCCCTTCACGTCTCCGGGGCAGGTACGGGTCCCGGCTGAGCGTCGTTGAGGGCCTGGCCCGCCCGACCGCCACGGATCGGGCCCTGAACCCGGGCCGACCGGCCGCGAAGCCCAGCCTGATCGTCAAGGAGGGGCTGCGCAGGCTGGGGCTGCCCGACCGCGGCCAAGGCCTGCACACTCTTCGTCGATCCGCAGCCAGGCAGATCTTCGACGCCCTCGTCGAGACCCGCCGCTACGACGGTGCGCTGCGAGTCGTCCAAGCGCTGCTGCACCACCGCACTCTGGAGACGACCGAGGAGTACATCGGACTGAGCACCGAGGCCGTCACCAGAGACGACTTCCTGCGCTCCGCAGTACTGCTCGGCATGCCAACCCAGCCGACCCTGGCCTCGGTTCCGCCAGGGCCGCTGGGATTGCCGAGCACCCGTCGGCCCTAG
- a CDS encoding HNH endonuclease: MAESLLHLNDWLSLAESTLSEEQFRTISTGIGQILNRILEARILTADEFADIRRAPGMFGVQEVEDRLRSYVQDLGISAAFPDREIATLRVQLHEGYGTAARTAPLTEASERGVLRSYRRSIGDSLRCQTCGFHFTRHDLSPTQLQTCWDLELHLAESLHPLRTNDPVKSTSRRSTRLEVDHVIPRHGWGVTRSSNLQILCGLCNQGKSYFRRDLESLSVMAAAGFSRDRALVFSIFYSAVAVGGRRCSRCDCGVDATELTLTFPDRAIWRVPWTAVPTCYECIASELTA, from the coding sequence ATGGCCGAGTCGCTGCTCCACTTGAATGACTGGCTGTCACTGGCAGAATCGACACTTTCCGAGGAACAATTTCGAACGATCTCAACCGGGATTGGACAGATCCTAAATCGAATTCTCGAGGCACGGATCCTGACTGCGGATGAGTTTGCCGATATTCGACGAGCTCCAGGCATGTTCGGCGTGCAAGAGGTTGAAGATCGTCTGCGGTCTTATGTCCAAGATCTTGGAATCTCGGCAGCGTTTCCAGACCGAGAGATCGCGACCTTGAGAGTTCAACTTCACGAGGGGTACGGGACTGCTGCACGCACTGCGCCGCTGACTGAGGCGTCAGAACGCGGAGTGCTTCGCTCATATCGAAGGAGCATTGGAGATTCCCTGCGTTGTCAGACCTGCGGATTCCACTTTACCCGACACGATCTATCCCCGACCCAACTCCAGACTTGTTGGGATCTGGAATTGCATTTGGCGGAGTCCCTCCATCCGTTGAGAACGAATGACCCCGTGAAGTCGACGTCACGTCGATCCACCCGTTTGGAGGTCGACCATGTGATCCCAAGGCATGGGTGGGGCGTAACTCGAAGCTCCAATCTTCAAATCCTGTGCGGCCTCTGCAATCAGGGTAAGTCGTACTTCAGGAGAGACCTTGAGTCGCTCTCGGTGATGGCGGCTGCGGGTTTCAGTCGCGACCGTGCATTAGTCTTCTCGATCTTCTATTCTGCCGTCGCGGTCGGCGGGCGCAGATGCTCGAGGTGTGACTGCGGAGTTGACGCCACCGAGTTGACCCTGACCTTTCCGGACAGAGCGATTTGGCGGGTGCCATGGACGGCCGTACCGACCTGTTACGAGTGCATCGCGAGCGAGCTGACCGCATAG
- the folE2 gene encoding GTP cyclohydrolase FolE2 codes for MALPDIQDQVDERGIELDRVGIAGVQYPVRFNDGSSKHAGIATFDVTVTLPAERRGTHMSRMVEIVHDELQDLEPERLPQALKVAADRLDVDRVQVDIALPMAFLVQAPASGKEAWQVCDVEFEARLTAGAAELAVTVGTDVTSLCPCSKAISDYGAHNQRSRVRLKTIGQDEDVYPLDVATAFAMIRAVGSSPVFPLIKRPDERVVTMDAHDRPAFVEDMARDLSQACRERRVAHSLSVRNFESIHSHDAVASVAWHW; via the coding sequence GTGGCGCTGCCGGACATTCAGGATCAGGTGGACGAGCGCGGAATCGAGCTCGATCGCGTCGGCATCGCCGGGGTGCAATATCCGGTCCGCTTCAACGACGGCTCGAGCAAGCACGCTGGAATTGCCACTTTCGACGTGACCGTGACACTGCCGGCGGAGCGCCGCGGCACACACATGAGCCGGATGGTTGAGATCGTCCATGACGAACTCCAGGATTTGGAACCCGAACGGCTTCCCCAGGCTCTCAAGGTCGCAGCCGACCGTCTCGACGTCGACAGGGTCCAGGTCGACATCGCGCTGCCGATGGCGTTCTTGGTCCAGGCTCCGGCGTCGGGGAAGGAAGCGTGGCAGGTCTGCGACGTGGAGTTTGAGGCGCGGTTGACCGCCGGCGCCGCCGAACTCGCCGTCACCGTAGGTACGGATGTCACGAGCCTCTGCCCCTGTAGCAAAGCCATCAGCGACTATGGCGCCCACAACCAGCGCAGTCGGGTGCGTCTAAAGACCATCGGGCAGGACGAGGACGTCTACCCCTTGGACGTCGCCACCGCGTTCGCCATGATCCGTGCCGTTGGTTCAAGCCCGGTGTTCCCGCTGATCAAGCGGCCGGACGAGCGTGTTGTCACAATGGATGCCCACGACCGACCTGCCTTCGTGGAGGACATGGCGCGTGACCTCTCTCAAGCATGCCGCGAGCGCCGTGTCGCCCATTCGTTGAGCGTGCGCAACTTCGAGAGCATCCACAGTCACGACGCAGTCGCCTCGGTTGCTTGGCATTGGTGA
- a CDS encoding cyclic-phosphate processing receiver domain-containing protein: MSPEVGNRPLILLLDDTRDFKDGRANYVARTSADAIALLDSLSGQLLDELWLDYDLTGDDTAQPVVQHLVNLAAIGNRQPVGVVWVHSSNIRHGHRITAELVAAGYPARRSYAANLFIRAGSAGHSEATR, encoded by the coding sequence GTGAGTCCCGAGGTCGGAAACCGCCCACTCATCCTGCTCCTCGACGACACCCGCGACTTCAAGGACGGACGCGCCAACTACGTTGCCCGCACCTCTGCCGACGCAATCGCACTCTTGGACAGCCTTTCAGGCCAACTCCTCGACGAGCTCTGGCTCGACTACGACCTGACCGGTGATGACACCGCCCAGCCAGTGGTCCAGCACCTCGTCAACCTCGCCGCGATAGGCAACCGGCAACCGGTCGGGGTGGTCTGGGTGCACAGCTCCAACATCCGCCACGGGCACCGAATCACCGCCGAGCTCGTCGCCGCCGGCTACCCGGCCCGACGCAGCTACGCGGCCAACCTTTTCATCCGCGCGGGCAGCGCGGGCCACTCAGAAGCGACCCGCTGA
- a CDS encoding GIY-YIG nuclease family protein: MFWLREEVQWDAHAWQLLGRRGVRRPKLEACDFRRAKGFYILFDGHGPTYVGLADSSQGLGTRLRRHHKDRDNWSRFCWFAFDDVERGRLDGWSHVVKRDALGKTTTSDVIRECEALLITVLGTHRTVGPSQRYGQNRMEFQAAGEPWEQLRQADFAPGEIARNVERSPFTDQTLFNADWG, encoded by the coding sequence ATGTTCTGGTTGCGCGAAGAGGTGCAATGGGATGCCCACGCATGGCAATTGCTAGGGCGGCGCGGGGTCAGGCGTCCAAAGCTGGAGGCATGCGACTTCCGCCGCGCCAAGGGCTTCTACATCCTTTTCGACGGCCACGGCCCCACCTATGTGGGCTTGGCCGATAGCTCCCAGGGCCTTGGCACCCGGCTCCGACGGCACCATAAAGATCGAGACAACTGGAGCCGCTTCTGCTGGTTCGCCTTTGACGACGTCGAGCGCGGTCGCCTGGATGGGTGGTCACATGTCGTCAAACGGGATGCGCTCGGGAAGACAACCACGTCGGACGTGATCCGGGAGTGCGAGGCCTTGCTCATCACGGTGTTGGGCACTCATAGGACCGTCGGCCCTTCGCAGCGCTATGGTCAAAACCGGATGGAATTCCAGGCCGCAGGCGAGCCCTGGGAGCAACTACGGCAGGCGGACTTCGCCCCCGGAGAGATCGCACGGAACGTGGAGCGCTCGCCCTTTACCGACCAGACACTTTTCAACGCGGATTGGGGCTGA